CTGGTCATGGCAACCCTGTGTTGCAGTGGACGAAACGATGAGTCGCCGAGTAAGAAACCGTCCATTTGCCTCCACAGGTACATGGCACTTTGAAGGTCGGTGCCTTCAACGACCCTATAGTCTGAAACAACAAAAAAGTCTTACAGCTATTAGAGGTTCAGAAGCACACTGAGTCATACCGTACGAGGCAAATTTAATTGCAAGGAATAGTTCTATGTTTTCCAGTAACGTTAACACCACTTAGTGCCGTGAATACATCTTCTAATCTACTAGTGCTACTTTGCTTTTCATGAAATTTCCACCTACCGGCAGCAGAGATTCCTCTAAGTGCACTGTCGAAGGACTCCGTTACAAACATGGTGCGACCTGGACGTTACTCGCAGGGCTGACTTCTGTTTAGACAGAGTGTCTCAAAATGATGTCCGATGAACGATGCTTGTCTTCTTGTTCGGAACAAGTCGTGACTATGTTGAGCGACCAAATGTGCTCAGTTCTAAAAACGCAAGCTGGCAAGCACACCTGTATGAATGCCTCGCGGGATTTCTTAATTAGGAAGCTTTTATGGCGAGCGCAGGGGAAGCGTTTCCACGCGCTTTAGAATAACCTGTTCTTCGGGTACTTAAAATGATCATTAAGCACGAGACTCCTAACAGCCGTTCATACTTCAGGATACAGGGTCAGGCAGCGTGTTAGGGTTCCAGATATGCATTGAAGGCGGCACGTGTCATCAACGCGGCTATTGTAAAAGCGTAAGAATAAATGATCTAGTGAATAAGAGGCGAGGAATTCAAATTGCGATTAATGCTCTACTGCTGTATTGACATTCAACTCGTGGTGTCAAACTGTATCGGTGGGTACCAGTTCTGCACATTCCTTAGATACCTGGTAGTCATTAGCAAAAGGTACCTCCAATGGCCCAACACAAAATTAAGTCCCGTAACCTAGAGGAACACAGATCAAATAGTATCCGCAGACAGGCTGGTGGACTATATACATACATGGGCTTTACAACTCGTACttggacaactcataccacactcaGCTTATAcgaagacaactcataccacactcaGCTTATAcgaagacaactcataccaagacagCTCATACCAGGAGAACTCACATCAAGAcagctcataccaagacaactcataccacactttttttcttttttttttcttttttgcgggaAGAGGGGTTGTTTTTGGGATTAGCTTTTCAAACTCAAATCTCATGCCACGCCGGGGAAGGCCGtaccagagagagagaaaaaaaagagtcacAAAACTTCACTTATACTGAAGGAAGTATAAGATTTCCACAAATGACATTCACCGAAGCGCACTGAAGGACAGTTAAACGGCACTACAGTGGTTTAAGGGAATTTTGAactaaaataaattgaaatgtgCCGCATTTTCGTGGTCCTGTGGAATACTTcagagttttttttctttttttttttttttttagagtacATTTGACTGGTTTCACGAATAGGAGGCAAAGCCAAGAAGCCGTTCCTAGAGAATCGGACCAATTTAGTCAACGTGGAGGCTGCTGTTTAGTTCTTCCCACCGTTCTACTAAAGTTCTACAAGTCTGGCTGGCAACCATGAAGAATGGGTTGCTAGCCCCAGGCTGGCACCCCAACAAATCGAGATAACAACGCCTGGAGAAACGTGCCAATGGCCACATATTCAAAGGATTAGTGTTTTAGTGTTCAGTGCGACAATGGAAATGTGCGACATTCTCGATTTggcttctttaaaaaaaaaaaaagtccccaTTTCTCACTGCAATTCCAGTGTGCTTCAACTGTTGTTTAGTGAATGTCGGCAACTGCCTTTTATAGGACTTGTACATTTCCTTCAGTATAAGTTCAtttcttcgtttctttcccCTAATATGGCCTTCCCCAGCGTGACTTGAATTTGAATGGCACAAAAGAGCTACTTCACCCATCACCAAATCAACACCCCTTCCCGCaagcaaaaaataataaatgaaataaaataaaacattccccccacaaaaaaaaaaagtttagtgtggtatgagttgtcttcgTGTGAGTTGGTCGTGGTATGAGTTGGTCGTGGTATGAGTTGGTCGTGGTATGAGTTGGTCGTGGTATGAGTTGGTCGTGGTATGAGTTGCCTTGGTTTGAGTTGCCTTGGTTTGAGTTGTCTTGGtttgagttgtcttggtatgagttaTTCCGGTATGAGTTGTACTGGCATGAACTGtgttggtatgagttgtcctggtatgagctgcattctctctctcttcctctgaATGCCTTGTgcattcttttttcttgtttacttTCCAGCATTTGCTTTTCTGATAGTTTAAAAAAGTTAGGAGGGGCGACGAGGGGCgtacatattttattttattagaTCTTGCATATTTTATTATATGTTTCTTTTATTATGAGGCcgtatttctttctttccccgAATTCTTGCTTTCGCGAGACCCGCCACCGTTTGCGCAATGTGACATGAGCAGTGGCGAGCTCGGAAGGGCACTGAATCTCCAGCTCGGAAACTTTCTCATAGGACAATGGGGGTCTAGAGCTAGCTGCACGAAGAACAGAAAACAAAGAGTCGACACCGGCAACTGAGGAGCGACCCGGAAAGGACGGGAGTGCCAAAAACATTGAAGATTACTGAACAAGCCCGCAAAGCCAAGCAAAGGGCCAAGCTTGATCCAGGCAATGACATCACCAATGGTACTGAGATTATCAGAGAGATATGAGAGACTGTATCACCGAATCAGCTCCTAATATTACATATGTGTTTTCCCCGTTCTTGCGTCCCGTGTGCTTCTGATCACCGTAAACCCAATTTCCTTTCCCCGAAGTGCTGGAGACGTCGGTCTCCGGTACTTCGTACTTCCTTGTCATTTTCGTTCCTttcatttcctttctttcttcccaCATTCACTATGCAAAATGGTGATCGCCAGCCAGTGGTAATCACATTTATTGAGTTCGAATTAACCTGAATTAACCTCAGCCACCGTGAAGAAATGGCACGATGCATGCAAGGTGGCCTACGTTTCTTGAGGGGAGGGAGGTTCAAGCACCGTAAGACCCCTCCCCCGCCCTCTCTACGCCCTTGGATGCTGCCTGGtctgctgcatgtactgtgtTGTTTGAAGACCCTGTCTCGCGTTTGACGTTGACTCATGTCTTTCCTAGGGGATTTCGTCTTCGGATATGAACACCACATATTCttccaaacacaatattttgttttgtgtgtttcCCCAACGCCTACCTCATTGCATGTACTTTCTCGGAAGGCTGAATAAACACATCACATCTGTTCGCTTCACGTATATACACATCTGACGAGTACTTATTCCTTAACAAGCAATTTAACTGCCTCGAGAGCAAGTTGCTGTGAAACGCGGAAAACGCTTCTTTTGTCCGAAACTGGCACATAGTAAAATTTTCCTGAGTAATAGGGCTAAAGGTTTACGGGCTCGGACGCCAGCTTGTGTTTTTACAACTGGGAATATTGAATGGGTCTAGGTAATAACGACTTGGCTCCGAACGGAAAAGTGATGATGCTTTGTACACGTCgtcttataccctagtcagacagcatttcaaatgtcaattgcgagaaatggccatcggcctctcaaatgacctttgttcctgggcgcctgccagacaggccgGAAAgaagtgctcctcaactgactgccctcaccggctccctttttcggtttcgttttccctgtctgctttggaaatttgaagttggtctgtgcgccacaaatcaagatgcagaagtcatatgcacttctctaaataggatatctaaatacgtttacacagtttcactccattatccacattttataggttttcctacattcagctgcgaaggtagcgagggtacaatggcataacactgttgtcgagattgctcctttctacacctcaaatgtcgttgggggcctcctttcgcgttgatggtcatttcttagaaaggtcctttgagctgccgtctgacacggctctgagaggtcattttttgcaaatgaaaattccccgaagtccttcgagcatgccgtctgactggggtattactgccctgtcacacggcaaattgaatgccATTCTCAGCAAATGACATTCAGACTGAGTGACATTCGTTCTGTGTCACACGGTGAgaccaaatggcaatacatgcgagtGTCATTCGCTTTTCCCCTCGCACCGACTGCGTACgagagaggtagcaaaaacaacaacggtAAACCGTTTGAAGAAATCAAACACGAGTGAAAAGCTGTAATCAAATATCTTACCACTGATTTAATAGcttttgacacgaaggaaggagggcttaacactgtttttcggagGAAAAAGACCTCGTTCTCAGTCGCCATAATGCCAAATGTGGTGCAGATAAGCGTCCTGCTTGTCTTCAATTGTGATACTTAGAGCCAGTTCTCACTGGGCGACGCCGGACacgacgtcgtgagcgggcgacAGAGATAGACTTGTATTTCCtgcgttgggagaggagagacgtcgagccaaaatttgccatgccgaacttctttcacaaAGTCGGCGAGAGCGGCCAAGAATGACATACTGGCGAATaataaggtgacacagaaaggccacgcctcctgatttttcgtctgctttggacgatgGAGTGCcactgtagaggaggtggtgctcctctacacgagtctcgagcggcgatgatggaatgccccagcgggcagatgtgcggggcctcacgctaggacggtgccgctAGAACTGGCTCCCAGGCGCAaccctgttgaaaaaaccaGTATCACTGGGCAGACCGGAAACCAGTCTACAGTGCCAAACCGGATTATTGACCCAGTATAGTCACTGGCTATACTGGTACCAGTCTCCATACTGGTAGACTGGCCAGCTCACTGGCAGACTGGCTTTACCGGTACCAGTCTCCACACTGGTAAACTGGTCAGATCACTGGCAGACTGGGGCTTACTGGTAGGCCCTGCTCAACAGCATGTTTTGACGTTCGCCTTTGTATAAATTTGACATTCACAACCTAGTAATGTTACATAGTTTCTTTATTTATGGTACTGTTTTCCTCCGCTTTCCATAGCGGGCGACATCAGCAAAAAAATCACTTAGCGTTTTTCGGACAGTTCTCATGCGCACATCTTTCGGCACCTCGGTGGGGTGGCTGTCGATGTACTTTGAGCGGCCATCTGGTAAAGAAAAAGCAAGGTATTCATGCATAAAGGTGTCCCCTGTGGAAGCGGTCATTAGAAGGGCATTACATTCTGCATCTGACCTAATCTCAAGTGATACAAAAGATAGCTTACTTGTTACGGCCTCCAGCTTTTCAGGGGTTGCCTGGTACTTCAAGCCAGCGGTCACTCCCGGCCTGCGACATGGTTTGCCAGTCATGCTTCTTGTAGTCATTTCCTCTGGCGTCCAGAGGTGGCGTGCCAGGTCTTTGACAAGCTTTATGTCTGTTGTTCCCTGCTGAATGTACGTGAATTTATCCACGGGGATAAAATAGTAATTGCCAAGGTGAACCTGAAATACAGTGAAGTTTGCTTGAATCAAACACTGGTTAAGTATAATTTCATCCATAATTACTACGATACCCAGCATAACCTACTTTACCCTACTTTAGTCAAATTACCCCTTAAGTCAAGAAAATCTCTTCGGACACTGAGTGTTTATGAGGGCTACGTTCCAGACAGACCCCAGAGTAGCTATTCTCCGCGTTCCAGAACCTACTCTATGACGTCACGACCTGTTCCAAAAGTGGGTAGCCTCCTCGAGAGTAGCTACTCGGAGTCAACTGGCTTTACTCCCTATCAGACGGGGGTAGGTAGGACTAGTGACGTcaaagctgtcgtctgcttttgctggAGCTTGTCTCGGCTGCATCATGGAGGACGTCCTGAAATTCCATTGCGGATTTTCTGACTTGATGTTTTCTACAGAGCACCATGCACGGAACCATATGTACCACACACATCAGCTCGCTGTATGTGAAGATGGAAAGCTGGTTCTACGCGTTTTTGAGCTAACTGCGGACCAGAACAGTGCTACCGTTCCTCAAATTGTGCGGTATGAATACCCCAAATTAATGGCGTGAGTGCTTTACGAACACACGCAGATGACCCCATACTGAATTCAACACAGTCATGAAAGCGAAACAGCGGCCAGCAGATCTGATGTCCTGGGGCCAAAACGTCACTGTCGTCATGTTGAGAATCGTACTCACGCCCATACCAGCACCTACCCAAGGGTTCCCCTACCCCCATGTTCACGTGGTACAACCATGTCACGCGACTGCTCTACTCTGGAGTTAGTTTTGGAACGTAGGCGAGAATTTTGCTGAATATGCATATGGTCTTGTAATGCATCCTCATACACCTCTGCTAATATGATAGTGTTGTGTTTAATGTGAAAATGAGGATGAAATAAAGATCAACGCAACCACAAAGGCTACCAACCAGCCCACAAAGCCGTCATAGTGTGACACAACACATGACAACATAGTCTTATTGCTTATCTCTGCTGTTCTATTGATCCCTGCGTTGTAATGTATGGTCTCGTAACAGTTAACTGAAACTCCATGCAGCACACATTCTTTCTGAGCTGAGAGAACAAATGTTTTCGTTTTCTATGTTTCTGTTTAGTGCAGTCGTAACTCTTGGCTCGTGTACACCGTGTGTTGCCGAAAGAGATGGcagtaaagttaggtgagagcagaaaattgccaatgcttggtatggcatacctcagcccctgcaatacttattccaataattttgcggttactgaaaggccaacgtTTCCCCTAAATCCACCTGCAAAAATAcgttgcactattttagtagggtgaacgcagcgaatttttctctgtgcccaggTCTCGCTGCTGCGGCCTTCACTCCGACTGCACTTTCGAGTGGCACGCCATCgcgcgtttcccatttcacagggccttcgATCTCCCGCCGATGACACTTagttgtggacatgtccacgtcggcattcttatttaAGTGCATCCCTTTTATATGCCGTTGCGAGACCAACAGATGGCGTATGCCTATTATGCCGCAGCAACTGAGGGCGGAATACTGACTCGCGATATGTAGCCGAGTATAACAACAACTTTTGCAGCAGTTTTGTTAATACTGCACAGGGTGTGTGCTTAAAAAAATTCTGTACTGGGAAGTGCTACCAAGTGGctcattgctggaggtgccgtctttattacagccgcaataagaagtaacaaaaaactgcCCGGCTACATTGCATAGGTAACATATGCATCCCCTGAGCCCCTTCATTATTTGGTCACTTAGACAGGATTTGGTCAATAAAGAGGAAGGTTGCGCCACGCCAGACAAGGCGAACCCTTGTCGTGAGAACGCGTCGTTCATTCTTTTTTATTAATATATGTCACAAATAGATGTCACGATAATTTCCATCGCAGAAAGGCGTGATACCTATGCAATGTGTTACTTCTTTTTGCGGCTGTAATAAAGACGGCACCTCCAGCAGTCAGCCACTCGCAGCGCTTcccaaatttaaatttaattaaaAAATTCACACCTTGTGCAGCATTGacaaaactgtttcaaaagttGTTGCTATACTCAGCTACATAACGTCAGTCAGTAGTCCACTCTCAGTCACTGTGGTATAATACACAGACGCCATCAGTTGGTCTCGCAACGGCATATAACAGGGttgcacgtaaataagaatgccgacgtggacgTGTCCACAACTAAGTGTCATCGTCGGGAATCAATGCAACATCAGAGAGAccgaaggccctgtgaaatgggaaacgcaCGAAGGTGTGCCATAGAAATAGAAGCGGACCGAGAAATATTGACATGATACGTTGCAGTGATCCGTGCCCCTCTGTTGGTGAAGGCAGGAAGCAGGCACAGGCAGCTTACACGGGTACTCATGATATCGCAGGTTCAAAATTAATTTTTGGAATCCACAGTACAATGCGAAATGCAATCAGTGAGACTCATACATGCCAGTTTGTTCAGCAATTATAAATGGCacatgacagaaaaatacataGGGCAAGTGATTTTGGCACACAGGAGCAGCTACAGCAAAACAATTACGGTTAACATGGTGACTTGGTATCGACAGACCATGGTATATCCCTCATGGAGAAGGTAGTCACATCTTGGGTACTTTATCGCCTCTCTCTAACAAGGCTAGTTTGAACTTTTTGCATAAAGTGCATAATTATTAGTTTCAGGGTTTAACCGGATTCTTCCGCCAATTCAAGGTGTCCTTTTTacggtgaaacccgatttttacccgtcaaattgccctcactgagatatCTGtcggaatgcacactaacttgtttggcagcaattACATAaccatttgtaccgaaccagtaGAGCTAGCTTTTGAGTAGCTGAgaccaatttctccccgaattgaGCATTTAACGtattggaagtttttccactcgatttcgcatgaatttagagcacatgtttatttacgaGATTTCTTCAAAACTTCTTCGAGATATTTTCAACACTTCAGGATATTATTGATACAATTCCTGGCGTAAAGTAACGGCCCTAATGTCTTGTATCTCTCACATGCGGACTCCTCTGTCTTGCGAACTAAAGCGTTGGTCCCACGAACGTCGGTACTAGGGAGGTTTCACTGCCTCTACAACATGATGAGCAAACAAGATTCAAAAAAACCTTACTGTCAACAACAGAACGCAATGTGTGTGATGGCATGTAGGGAGGCATGACAACCGGTGCAGGTTTTGAAATGAACCAGGGCACAATATAAGTGATGGAATGCGTGGTGTGCACTTGTCCTTCCTTTGCATACCTGAAATTGGCTGATTTTGTTGTGTAGTAATATAAATAGATAAAATATATTTAAGTACCAAATAACAGTGTCGACCGACAAGCCTCTTCCACCAAAGGTGCTCTCCCTACAAAGAAGAAACATGTTGTTTAAGAAATGATTATCTAACAAACATACAGTACTAATAATCAAGCCGCactaaagaacaaaaaagagaacacACCGTATACATGGACTTCTAAGTCTACTTTTTTTTGTAGTCTTGTGCGGAAGTTTCCTCTTGCTCCAGGATTTCCGGCCAAACAGTTTGAGTGACATGCTCGTTCCCTGTGCGGCATCTTTCTGTTCAACCTCTGCAAGGCAAACACCCAAGTGTAAATAAGGGCACGAAAAATACAGAGATGAGGTGGCTGCCCTCGGCCTCATTAAGTCCCTAATAATGACTTTTATCTAACAATAAATGCACTGCTGTAACCATAAGGGATACATGTTACCGCAATGAATGTATATTGTACTCACCAATTTTGTCCAGCAATGATAGTGTCGTGCACCTGTTGTTCCCTTGAACTTCGCTGCTTCATCAGGGTTGTAACCCATCCATCCATCGAGCAGCCTCTGTGGTGCAAGATTTTCATCAGATATGGTACATCCAGACTCTGAAGCGTCCTGTGGTGTCCTTCTGGTGTATTCCTAGATGTGTGTTTGACAATTTCATCACGTAATATGCAAATATTGTTCTTAATGGGAACTCATATTAACACTCA
This portion of the Ornithodoros turicata isolate Travis chromosome 3, ASM3712646v1, whole genome shotgun sequence genome encodes:
- the LOC135388779 gene encoding uncharacterized protein LOC135388779, encoding MYTGEHLWWKRLVGRHCYLVHLGNYYFIPVDKFTYIQQGTTDIKLVKDLARHLWTPEEMTTRSMTGKPCRRPGVTAGLKYQATPEKLEAVTNGRSKYIDSHPTEVPKDVRMRTVRKTLSDFFADVARYGKRRKTVP